From a region of the Methanoculleus receptaculi genome:
- the tfrA gene encoding fumarate reductase (CoM/CoB) subunit TfrA — protein sequence MLVDEIVDAHVLVVGSGGAGIRAAIEASRYGDVVLVSKTIAGKGGCTTMAEGGYNAVLRDQDSIDVHREDTLAGGAYLNDPELVDVLVREAPERMDDLIRWGAVFDVTAECRVAQRPFGGQRFPRTCYAGDRTGHEIVMTLLERLDATDTHIYQEVTVIDLLTDENGAIAGAIALDRDGEVVLFRADATVLATGGGTQVYDISTNSAAGTGDGFAMAYRAGAELIDMEMVQFHPTGAVYPYDARGRLVTEAVRGEGGLLLNARRERFMRRYDPERMELSTRDVVARAIATEVLEGRGTARGGVYLDVTHLPEETIETRLPVMLEQFLAFGVDIRREPMEVAPTAHHIMGGLRITPECRTTLPGLFACGEVAGGVHGANRLGGNALADTQVFGKRAGEFAGKSPARSGRIDEKRVDEILKTVDGFYDGVINPADVRRDLKLTMWNQAGIFRNAAELRTALMQVRRLSDRRLYAASNDNLAECCTIRNMCTTASLIIRCALLRPENRGAHMRLDAGVVTDPAKSPFGHTYISLTREGIERREVAA from the coding sequence ATGCTTGTAGACGAGATTGTGGACGCGCACGTGCTGGTTGTCGGAAGCGGCGGCGCTGGTATCCGGGCTGCCATCGAGGCATCCCGCTACGGCGATGTTGTCCTGGTCTCCAAGACCATTGCCGGCAAGGGGGGGTGCACGACGATGGCGGAGGGTGGCTACAACGCTGTGCTGCGCGACCAGGACTCGATCGATGTCCATCGCGAGGATACGCTTGCAGGCGGGGCATACCTCAACGACCCCGAACTCGTGGACGTCCTGGTTCGCGAGGCCCCGGAGCGGATGGACGACCTCATCCGGTGGGGCGCCGTCTTCGATGTGACTGCCGAGTGTCGGGTCGCGCAGAGACCGTTTGGCGGACAGCGGTTCCCCAGGACGTGCTACGCCGGCGACCGGACCGGGCACGAGATCGTCATGACACTCCTTGAACGACTGGATGCAACGGATACGCACATCTACCAGGAAGTCACCGTAATCGACCTTCTAACCGACGAGAATGGTGCAATCGCCGGCGCGATCGCCCTCGATCGGGATGGAGAGGTCGTGCTCTTTCGGGCCGACGCAACGGTGCTTGCAACCGGCGGTGGGACTCAGGTCTACGACATCTCCACAAACTCCGCTGCCGGGACGGGGGACGGGTTTGCCATGGCCTACCGCGCCGGTGCGGAGCTGATCGATATGGAGATGGTCCAGTTCCACCCGACGGGCGCGGTCTACCCCTACGATGCCCGGGGACGGCTGGTGACCGAGGCAGTCCGGGGAGAAGGAGGTCTCCTTCTGAACGCCCGGCGTGAACGGTTCATGAGACGCTACGACCCGGAGCGGATGGAACTCTCCACCCGGGATGTGGTTGCAAGGGCGATCGCAACCGAGGTGCTGGAGGGGCGCGGGACGGCCCGCGGCGGGGTCTACCTGGACGTGACCCACCTTCCAGAAGAGACGATTGAGACACGACTCCCGGTGATGCTCGAGCAGTTCCTCGCATTCGGCGTTGATATCAGGAGGGAGCCGATGGAGGTGGCGCCCACAGCCCACCATATCATGGGCGGGCTCCGGATCACCCCTGAGTGCCGGACAACCCTGCCGGGCCTCTTCGCATGTGGGGAGGTTGCCGGCGGGGTGCACGGCGCAAACCGCCTGGGCGGGAACGCGCTTGCCGACACACAGGTCTTCGGGAAACGTGCAGGTGAGTTCGCCGGGAAGTCTCCGGCACGGAGCGGCCGGATCGACGAGAAGAGAGTCGATGAGATCCTCAAGACGGTGGACGGTTTCTATGACGGGGTGATAAACCCGGCGGATGTTCGGAGAGACCTGAAACTCACGATGTGGAACCAGGCCGGAATCTTTCGAAATGCCGCCGAACTCCGGACGGCCCTGATGCAGGTCCGGCGGCTCTCTGACCGGCGGCTCTACGCGGCATCTAACGATAACCTCGCTGAGTGCTGCACCATCCGGAACATGTGCACCACAGCCTCCCTGATAATCCGCTGCGCACTGTTGCGACCGGAGAACCGTGGCGCCCACATGAGGCTGGACGCCGGGGTCGTGACCGATCCGGCAAAGTCGCCGTTTGGACATACATACATCTCGCTCACGCGGGAGGGGATCGAGCGGCGTGAGGTGGCAGCATGA
- the tfrB gene encoding fumarate reductase (CoM/CoB) subunit TfrB — translation MREIRVRVSRFNPTEDAEPHIEEYTVRVNEGARVLHALHAIHDDLDPTLAYRYCCGAGQCGTCAVRVDGEPVLACMEEARDGMIVEPLALPVLKDLVVDMEPVIAKIARICPRPDGELPPREVIEEIKPLRDCIECLCCVSACPALLVTEFAGPTVIRQEMRLALDPRDSGDRITDAIKKGLFYCTTCKRCVEVCPKDIDIPGKAIEKLRELANRRGLTLPRHREVGRLVQETGRSVERTGVTFLEQVPEVIEPDGPVRGEVGFFVGCMFNGRVPQTALDAMEVMKRNGIRVIIPHEQVCCGSPLIRTGQTSIVDGLKERNIEAFASRGIETVMTICAGCGATLKNDYETPFVVKDVTEVLTEYGIEPPAKLDVRATYHDPCHLLRGQGIREQPRELLRQAVKEFVEMPVQCCGAGGGVRSGVPEEAMALGAMRGEAVKATGADVVVTVCPFCEFHIADCTDVPVKNLTTILLEGYRKKDAEQEVSE, via the coding sequence ATGAGAGAGATCAGAGTCAGGGTCTCGCGTTTCAACCCGACAGAGGACGCGGAACCGCACATTGAAGAATATACCGTCCGGGTCAACGAGGGCGCGAGGGTGCTCCACGCACTCCACGCCATCCACGACGACCTCGACCCGACGCTAGCCTACCGTTACTGCTGCGGGGCCGGGCAGTGCGGGACCTGCGCCGTCCGCGTCGACGGGGAGCCTGTCCTTGCCTGTATGGAGGAGGCGCGCGACGGGATGATAGTCGAACCGCTGGCGCTCCCCGTCCTTAAAGACCTGGTGGTTGACATGGAACCGGTGATCGCTAAGATCGCCAGGATATGCCCGAGACCGGACGGGGAACTCCCACCGAGAGAGGTTATCGAGGAGATAAAACCGCTCCGGGACTGCATCGAGTGTCTCTGCTGCGTCTCCGCCTGCCCGGCGCTCCTGGTGACGGAGTTCGCCGGGCCGACGGTGATCCGCCAGGAGATGCGGCTTGCCCTCGATCCCAGGGATTCCGGCGACCGGATCACCGATGCCATCAAGAAAGGGCTCTTCTACTGCACGACCTGCAAGCGCTGCGTGGAGGTCTGCCCGAAGGATATCGATATCCCGGGCAAGGCCATCGAGAAACTCCGGGAACTCGCGAACCGACGCGGGCTGACTCTCCCACGCCACAGGGAGGTGGGCCGGCTGGTGCAGGAGACGGGACGGAGCGTCGAACGGACAGGGGTCACGTTCCTTGAGCAGGTGCCGGAGGTGATCGAGCCCGATGGGCCGGTCCGCGGCGAGGTTGGGTTCTTTGTCGGGTGCATGTTCAACGGCCGGGTGCCGCAGACGGCGCTTGACGCGATGGAGGTCATGAAGCGCAACGGGATCAGGGTGATCATACCCCACGAGCAGGTCTGCTGCGGGTCGCCGCTGATCAGGACGGGACAGACGTCGATCGTGGACGGCCTGAAAGAGAGAAACATCGAGGCGTTCGCCAGCCGCGGGATAGAGACCGTGATGACGATCTGTGCCGGCTGCGGGGCGACGCTTAAGAACGATTATGAGACTCCATTCGTGGTCAAAGATGTCACCGAGGTCCTGACGGAGTACGGGATCGAGCCCCCAGCGAAGCTCGATGTCCGGGCGACCTACCACGATCCCTGTCACCTCCTGCGGGGCCAGGGGATCCGCGAACAGCCGCGGGAACTGCTCCGGCAGGCCGTGAAGGAGTTTGTGGAGATGCCGGTGCAGTGCTGCGGTGCCGGTGGCGGCGTCCGTTCGGGGGTGCCGGAGGAGGCGATGGCCCTCGGGGCGATGCGCGGTGAGGCGGTGAAGGCAACCGGGGCGGACGTGGTGGTGACGGTCTGCCCGTTCTGCGAGTTCCACATCGCCGACTGCACGGATGTTCCGGTGAAGAACCTGACGACGATCCTGCTTGAGGGCTACAGGAAGAAGGACGCGGAGCAGGAGGTATCCGAGTGA